CCGCCCCCGTCGCGCAAGGCGATTTCCTCGATCGTCACGGCGATCGAGTGCGGGAGCTCGTCACGAACACCCGACAGGGCCGATTCGCGGATGATCTCGGCGATGCGATCCTCGAGCGATTCATCGGTGACGACGCCCTCCGGGTAGAGAGCGGGGCCGACCGGCATGAGTCCGAGAAGCTCATCGGCGAGCACATCGAGCTGATCGGCCGTCACCGAGGAGAGCGGGATCACCGCCGCCCAGTCCTCCCGGAGCGCGTCGACCTCCAGAAGACGCTCGGTGATCTCGTCGCGCGCGGCGATGTCGGTCTTCGTGACGATCGCCACCTTTTTGGCACGCCCGTATCCGTCGAGCGAGGCAGCGATGCGCCGGTCGCCCGGGCCGACCTTCTCGTTCGCCGGCACGAGGAAGCCGATCACGTCGACGTCGCCGAGAACTTGTTCGACGAGATCGTTCAGGCGCTGTCCGAGGAGGGTGCGAGGCTTGTGGATGCCGGGAGTGTCCACGATGACGAGCTGACCGGCCGGACGATTGACGATGCCACGGATCGCTCGCCGCGTCGTCTGCGGCTTGTCGGACGTGATGGCGACCTTCTCGCCGACGAGGGCATTCGTCAGCGTCGATTTGCCCACGTTCGGACGGCCGACGAACGTCACGAAACCGGATCGTCCGGCATCGGCCGGTGACGGTGCGCTCTGCTGCGATTCGCTGCTCACGACTCCCCCTTGATGGTCGGGATGGGGCCGCTCAGCGGCGGGATGGTGCCGACGAATGCGCCGTCGACGGCGTCGAGCGCGGCGCTGCGTTCGACGAAGACGGTGGCCAGACCCCGGCCGCGGCCGCGCGATGTTCCACCGGTGAAGACGAGTCCGCCGTGCTCGGCGGTCGCGCCGGGGAGCGGGACGCGCCCCAGGAGCTTGCCGAGCAGGCCGCCGACGGAGTCGACGTCGTCGTCTTCCAGTTCGAGACCGAAGAGCTCCCCGACTTCGTCGAGGCCGAGCCGGGCGCTCACGCGATAGCGTCCGTCACCGAGGTCCACGACCTCGCTGGACCGGGGATCGTACTCATCGGCGATCTCGCCGACGAGCTCTTCGATGAGGTCTTCCAGGGTCACGAGGCCGGCGACCCCGCCGTACTCGTCGACGACGAGACAGACGTGCACGGCATCCCGCTTCATCTGCTGGAGCAGAGTCTCGGCCTTCATCGATTCGGGGACGAACACCGCGGGCCGCGCGATCCTACTGACGGGAGCGTCGCGCCAGGAGCGCTCGTCGCGGTAGGCGAACTGCACGAGGTCTTTCAGGTACACGACACCGGTGATGTCGTCCGCGTCGTCGTCGGCGATGGGGATGCGTGAGACGCCCTTGTCGAGGAAGAGGCGCATCGCGTCTTCGGTCGTGACGGTGCCGCTCATCGTCACCATGTCCGTCCGCGGCACCATGACCGCTCGGACGAAGGTGTCGGTGAAGTCGAACACGGAGTGGATCAGTTCGCGATCGTCTTCCTCGATCAGATCCTGTGAGGCCGCCTCGTCGACCATGCTGAGCAGCTGCTCCTCGGACGCGAAAGAGGTGCCGCGGGAGACGCCGGGCGTCACCCGGTTGCCGAGGATGACGAGGAGATGGGCGAGGGGGCCGAGCACGATGCGTGCGCCGCGGATGATCGGGGCGCCGCCGCGGAGCAGTCCTTTCGCGTGCTGGCGTCCGTAGCTGCGGGGGCTCGCCCCGACGAGGACGAACGACACCGCCGTCATGAGGAGCGCCGCCGCGAGCATGGCCCACCAGATGCTGTCGAACAGCAGCGTGAACGCACCCATGACGAGCACGGCGGCCGTCGTCTCGGCGAGGATGCGGATGAAGACGACGGCGTTGCCGTGTGCCTCCGGATCAGCCGCGATCCTTCCGAGCGAGGTCCGGTTGCGTCCGGTCTGGGAGAGCTCGGCCACATCCGCACGCGACGTCACACCGAGCGCGGCGTCCAGCGCGGCCATGAGACCGCCGAGCGCGACGAGCGCGACGGCGGCGATCAGGAGGAGGGCTTCGGTCATGCGCGTCGTCGGCGCTCGGTCGCCTGGAAAGCGGCGATGAGCTCGCGCTGCAGCCCGAACATCTCTCGCTCCTCGTCGGGCTCGGCGTGATCGAAGCCGAGGAGGTGGAGGAGGCCGTGCGTCGTCAGGAGGATCAGTTCGTCGATCGTCGCGTGCCCGGCCGCCTGCGCCTGCGTCTCGGCGACCTGCGGGCAGAGCACGATGTCACCCAGGAGGCCGGCCGGCGCCGGCTGGTCCTCGGTCCCCGGTCGCAGTTCGTCCATCGGGAAGCTCAGCACGTCGGTGGGCCCCGGCTCGTCCATCCACTGCACGTGGAGGGATTCCATGGCGCCCTCGTCGACGAGGAGGATCGCGACGTCCGCATCCGCACTCACGTGCAGTTCGGCGAGATTCTGCTCCGTGAGGCGCAGGAGCACGGTCTCGTCGATCGGGACGCCGGACTCGTTGGTGATCTCGATGGTCATGATCGTCCTCGCTTGGGGAGATGGTCGTGAGGTCCGGGCGCGCGGGTCTGCCCGCGCCGCGGGTCCTGCGCGCGTCGCCGCTCGGCGCGGTTGGCGAACTCGGTCGCCTCGTCCCGCTCACGGCGCATGGCCATGCGCTGTTCGTCGTACTCGGTGTAGGCGTCGACGATGCGGCCCACGAGGGTGTGGCGCACGACGTCGTCGCTGGTGAGGTAGGAGAAGTGGATGTCGTCGATGTCCTTCAGGACGCGGGTCACGAGCCGGAGTCCCGACGCTCCCTGCGGCAGATCGACCTGCGTGATGTCGCCCGTCACGACCATCCTGGTGCCGAACCCGAGGCGCGTGAGGAACATCTTCATCTGCTCCGGCGTCGTGTTCTGCGCTTCGTCGAGCACGACGAACGAGTCGTTCAGCGTGCGGCCGCGCATGTACGCCAGAGGGGCGACCTCGATCGTTCCCGAGGCCATGAGCTTCGGCACGAGCTCGGGGTCGAGCAT
This genomic window from Candidatus Microbacterium phytovorans contains:
- the era gene encoding GTPase Era, which produces MSSESQQSAPSPADAGRSGFVTFVGRPNVGKSTLTNALVGEKVAITSDKPQTTRRAIRGIVNRPAGQLVIVDTPGIHKPRTLLGQRLNDLVEQVLGDVDVIGFLVPANEKVGPGDRRIAASLDGYGRAKKVAIVTKTDIAARDEITERLLEVDALREDWAAVIPLSSVTADQLDVLADELLGLMPVGPALYPEGVVTDESLEDRIAEIIRESALSGVRDELPHSIAVTIEEIALRDGGGMTDVYANVVVERDSQKAIIIGHRGSRLRDVGSRAREQIEPLVGTRVFLKLHVRVAKEWQRDPKHLGRLGF
- a CDS encoding hemolysin family protein, with the protein product MTEALLLIAAVALVALGGLMAALDAALGVTSRADVAELSQTGRNRTSLGRIAADPEAHGNAVVFIRILAETTAAVLVMGAFTLLFDSIWWAMLAAALLMTAVSFVLVGASPRSYGRQHAKGLLRGGAPIIRGARIVLGPLAHLLVILGNRVTPGVSRGTSFASEEQLLSMVDEAASQDLIEEDDRELIHSVFDFTDTFVRAVMVPRTDMVTMSGTVTTEDAMRLFLDKGVSRIPIADDDADDITGVVYLKDLVQFAYRDERSWRDAPVSRIARPAVFVPESMKAETLLQQMKRDAVHVCLVVDEYGGVAGLVTLEDLIEELVGEIADEYDPRSSEVVDLGDGRYRVSARLGLDEVGELFGLELEDDDVDSVGGLLGKLLGRVPLPGATAEHGGLVFTGGTSRGRGRGLATVFVERSAALDAVDGAFVGTIPPLSGPIPTIKGES
- the ybeY gene encoding rRNA maturation RNase YbeY, coding for MTIEITNESGVPIDETVLLRLTEQNLAELHVSADADVAILLVDEGAMESLHVQWMDEPGPTDVLSFPMDELRPGTEDQPAPAGLLGDIVLCPQVAETQAQAAGHATIDELILLTTHGLLHLLGFDHAEPDEEREMFGLQRELIAAFQATERRRRA